In the Rubrivivax gelatinosus IL144 genome, TGACCTGGTCAACGCCAGTTCGGCGCGCGACCGCGAGGCGATCAAGAAGGACGTCGAGGGCCACCACGCCGAGGTGCAGGCCGGCGTCGAGAAGCTGGTGCGCATGGCGGCGGCGCCCGACGTCAGCACGAAGGCGCGGGAGATGATCACCAGGATCGCCGACATCGAGCAGAAGTACGCCCCGGTGGCGCTGAACATCGTCGGCCTGGCGGCACAGGGCCAGCGCGACGAGGCCGTGGCGCAGATGAACGCCGAGTGCCGCCCGCTGCTGGCCGCGCTGGTGGAGGCTTCGCATGAGTACCGCGACTACACCGACAGCCATTCCCACGAGTTGCTGGCCGCGGCGGACGCCAAGTTCCGCCACCAGCGCAGCCTGTTGATCGGCGGCTTCGTGCTCGCCGTCGTCGTGGCCATCGCCGCCGGCCTGCTGATCACGCGCAGCCTGACGCGTGCGCTGGGCGCCGAGCCCGACAGCCTGGGCGACATCGCCCGGCGCGTGGCCGCCGGCAACCTGGCCTCGGTGCCCGAGGCCGCGGGTGCCGCCCGCGGCAGCGTGCTGGCCTCGCTGGCCGAGATGCAGCAAAGCCTGGCGGGCATCGTCAGCCAGGTGCGTGCCGGCAGCGACGGCATCGCCACCGGCACGGCGCAGATCGCCACCGGCAACGCCGACCTCAGCCAACGCACGGAGGAGCAGGCCAGCAACCTGCAGCAGACGGCGGCGTCGATGGAGCAGCTGGCCGGGACCGTCAAAGCCAGCGCCGACGTCGCCCGCGAGGCCGACCGCCTGGCGTCGCAGGCGGCCGACTCGGCGCGCCAGGGCGGCGAGAAGGTGCGCCAGGTGGTGGGTGCGATGCACGACATCGCCCAGTCCTCGCGCCAGATCGCCGACATCATCGGCACGATCGACGGCATCGCCTTCCAGACCAACATCCTGGCGCTGAACGCCGCGGTCGAGGCGGCACGTGCCGGCGAGCAGGGCCGCGGCTTCGCCGTCGTGGCTGGCGAGGTGCGCACGCTGGCGCAGCGCAGCGCCGCCGCGGCGCGCGAGATCAAGACGCTGATCGCGGCCAGCAGCGAACGTGTCGAAGCCGGCACGCGCCAGGTCGACGATGCCGGCGCGGCGATCGGCGAGATCGTCGCCCAGGCGCAGCGCGTCAGCCAGATGATCAACGAGCTGACCGCCGCGGCGGCCGAGCAGTCGCAGGGCATAGGCCAGGTCGGCAGCGCGGTGCAGCAGCTCGACCAGGTGACGCAGCAGAACGCCGCGCTGGTTGAAGAGACAGCCGCCGCCGCCGACAGCCTGCGCGGGCAGGCCGAGCAGCTGAGCCGCGCGATGAGCCGCTTCCAGCTGGACGAGATGGCGTCGGCCTGACCCCGGCGTGACGCGAGAATGGCGCCATGCCGACGACCGGTGCCCTGCGCTTTACCGCCCCCGAACGCGAAGTCCTGCTCGCCACGCGCGGCGTCGGGCCCAAGGTCGTCGAGCGGCTGGAGCAGATGGGCCTGCACACCCTGGCCGCACTGGCCGATGCCGACGCACGCGACCTGCTGGAACAGGGTGCACGCCTGAGCGGCAGCAGCTGCTGGAAGAACAGCCCGCAGGCCAGGGCCGCGATCCAGGCGGCCATCGCCTCGGCACTGGCTCACGTCGACGGCACGCGCTGAGCCGGCGGCCGCCGTCCCGCGCGCCCGGCCCCCGGTTCGAGTGGCTCGCTGAACCTTTCTGCGCAAACCTGATAGCTGCTGCGCCCGGGTTGTGCGCAGTGGCCGAGGCCGGCGATATAAGCCGCGCAAACGAGCGGCGCGCCACTGCACTGGACGCGCAGCCGGTGACCAGCACGGCAGCCCCGCCCGTCGGGGTTGAATCACCACCATGCGACTGGAACCCTGCGGCCCGTGGCCATTGCCGCGTCCGTTCGACGCCCAGGCCCCGGCGCGGGCCGGGCGTCCCGTTTCATCGGTTGTCGCCGGCTGAGGTGCCTCCGGTACCTGGGCCGCGAGGATGTCTCGGGATAAACCCGATGGCACGCAGACGAGATTTCGATGAAACAGTTGCCGGTCGTCGCCGATGACGACATATCGAGAATGGCGCGGGCCGATCCGCTGGGCTCCCTGGGAAACTCGTCGGTTTGTTCCGACGACGGTCTGGAGGGGGCGAGGTGTTTCGCCGGACGCCGTCCAGTGCGATCACCATCACCGACATCAAAAAAATGCCGCGAATGAACGGCGTCGAGACCCTCCGAATGATCCGTGCGGAAACTCGGCAGCGCGCCCTGCTGGTTTTCGTGCAGTCCCGCCCGGGTTTCGACGGCAGGTGGCCGCAGGCCCGCGCTTGTGCTGCCATCGGCGGGTTGTGCCGGCCGGTTGATCCGGTGCTGCTGGAGGCCGCGCTGCGTGTCCCCGGCGAGCGCTGAGTGCCAGACGACGATGAGGTCGAACGATCCCGCCGTCTTCCGATTCGTCACCGATCATCCGGCCGTGGCTGAAGCCTTCTTCTCCGGGCCTTATGCCCCGGTCAAGGTGCTGGTGCCCGGGCGCCGGCTGCACCTGGACATCACGAGCGCGCTCGGCGCGGGGCTGGGGCTTTATCGCACGCGCAGTTCGACCGGCCTGCGCTTCCAGACCGACTCGCTGTTCGACGGCTACAACGTCGCGGTGGCGACGAGCGGCCGCCATTCGCTGATTTCCGGCGGCCGGGAGCGGCAGGCACGTGCCGACGCCGGCCTGGTGTCCGACGGCGCCGTGGTCGAGTCGGTGGACCTGGGGCCCGACCTGAACTTGCAGGGCCTGTCGATCACCTCCGACGTGCTGCACCAGTGCCTGGCCGAGCTGATCGACGCCCCGGTGCTGGCCCGCGTGCGTTTCCAGCCGGTGCTGGAGCCGGGCTCCACCACGATGCGCACGCTGCTGCTGCTGTGCGAGGCGATGAGCACCGGGCTGTCGGGCGACGCGCCGCTGCAGCAGTCGCCGGCGGCGCTGTCCAGCCTGCGCAGCACGATCGCGCATCTGGTGCTGACCGGCATCCCCAACAGCTACAGCGATCAGATCGCCGGCCGGCTGCCGCGCCAGCTGTCGCCGGCGCACGTGCGCCGCGCGATGGACTACATGCAGGCCAACGCCTCGCAGCCGCTGACGATCGCCGATGTCGCGCTGGCGGCGGGCGCTTCGGCGCGCTCGCTGCAGACGGCGTTCCGCCAGTTCCGCGGCTGCACGCCGTCGGAGTACCTGCGCCAGATCCGGCTGGAACGTGTGCGCGCCGACCTGCTCGACGGGAGCCAACCGCGCTCGGTGTCGCGCATCGCGATGCACTGGGGTTTCGCGCACATGGGCCAGTTCGCCGAGCGCTACCGCAGCGCCTACGGCGAGGCTCCCAGCGCCACGCTGGCGCGCCGCGGCCGCTGAGCTTTCTGCTGCGCCGCAGCACCGCCGCGGGCCCTCCGCTCGTGCGCCAAACCGACCACTCCGGTGCCCAAACCGCCGCTCCGAATTCGGCCCGGCGGCGCGTTTTCGCATTCCTAGACTGCCCCTCAACCGTGCTCACCTTGACCGATCACGGTGCATCGAAGAGGAGTAGCAACAATGTCCGCCACCAGCAGAATAGACGTAGGCGCCGTACGCGCCCCCGTCGCTGAATCATCCTGGACCGCTCACGATCGGACGTGGGTTTTGGGTCTGTTCGCCACGGCCATCGGCGCGGGGACCTTGTTCCTGCCGATCAACGCGGGCTTGGGCGGCATCTGGCCGTTGCTCGTGATGGCCCTGCTGGCTTTCCCGATGACGTATCTAGCGCACCGGGGGCTGATCCGCTTCATTCTCTCTTCGTCCAAACCCGGCAGCGACATCACCGAAGTCGTGACCGAGCATTTCGGCCCGCTCGCCGGCAAGCTCATCACGCTGCTCTATTTCTTCACGATCCTCCCGATCCTGCTGCTCTACGGCGTCGGTCTGACGAATACCGTCGAATCGTTCATGACGCACCAGCTGCACATGGAGGCATGGCCGCGGGTGATCCTGTCGTTCGTGCTCACCGCCGGGCTGATCGCCGTCGTCGCGCTCAGCGAGAAGATCGTCGTCAAGGTGATGGGCTGGCTCGTCTACCCGTTCATCTTCGTGCTGATGGGTCTGGCGCTGTTCCTCGTGCCCGAATGGAACGGGGCCGTGCTGCAAGGCGGCGTGCCCTCGATGGGCAAGTTCAGCGTCACGCTGTGGCTGAGCATCCCGGTGCTGGTGTTCTCGTTCAACCACTCGCCGGTGATCTCGCGCTTCGCCGTCGCGCAGCAGCAGGAATACGGCAAGGACGCCGTCGGCAAGGCCGACCAGATCGAGAAGTACGCCGCGCTGATGATGGTCGTCGTGGTGATGTTCTTCGTCTTCAGCTGCGTCTTCGCGCTGTCGCCGGCCGACCTGGCCGCCGCCAAGCAGCAGAACATCTCGATCCTGTCCTACATCGGCAACAAGTTCCAGAACCCCTGGGCCGCCGTGATCGCGCCGCTGGTCGCCTTCGTCGCGATGAGCAAGTCCTTCCTCGGCCACTACCTCGGCGCCCGTGAAGGCCTCAACGGCTTCATCACGCAGCAGATGCAGGCCCGCAACAAGGTCGCCAATCTCTCGAAGATCAACCGCGGCACGATGCTCTTCATGTTCCTGACGATCTGGGGCGTGGTGACCATCAACCCGAGCATCCTCGGCATGATCGAATCGCTGTGCGGCCCGATCATCGCGGCGCTGCTCTTCCTGATGCCGATGTACGCCATCCGCAAGGTCCCGGCGATGCGCAAGTACGCGAACAACCCGACCAACGTGATCGTGGTGTTCATCGGCGCCGTGGCGATGTCGGCGATCTTCTACTCGCTGATCGGTCTCTGACATCCGGTTTGCTGCCCGCCGGCCTCCGTCCCTGAACTTGGACGGGCGGCGGGGT is a window encoding:
- a CDS encoding methyl-accepting chemotaxis protein, with translation MRAKLSLAFASLITMLALVSGFALKALNDESQQFTDYVSGINARLLLSYEVRTNVEERAIAARDLVNASSARDREAIKKDVEGHHAEVQAGVEKLVRMAAAPDVSTKAREMITRIADIEQKYAPVALNIVGLAAQGQRDEAVAQMNAECRPLLAALVEASHEYRDYTDSHSHELLAAADAKFRHQRSLLIGGFVLAVVVAIAAGLLITRSLTRALGAEPDSLGDIARRVAAGNLASVPEAAGAARGSVLASLAEMQQSLAGIVSQVRAGSDGIATGTAQIATGNADLSQRTEEQASNLQQTAASMEQLAGTVKASADVAREADRLASQAADSARQGGEKVRQVVGAMHDIAQSSRQIADIIGTIDGIAFQTNILALNAAVEAARAGEQGRGFAVVAGEVRTLAQRSAAAAREIKTLIAASSERVEAGTRQVDDAGAAIGEIVAQAQRVSQMINELTAAAAEQSQGIGQVGSAVQQLDQVTQQNAALVEETAAAADSLRGQAEQLSRAMSRFQLDEMASA
- a CDS encoding response regulator transcription factor, with protein sequence MFRRTPSSAITITDIKKMPRMNGVETLRMIRAETRQRALLVFVQSRPGFDGRWPQARACAAIGGLCRPVDPVLLEAALRVPGER
- a CDS encoding helix-turn-helix domain-containing protein codes for the protein MAEAFFSGPYAPVKVLVPGRRLHLDITSALGAGLGLYRTRSSTGLRFQTDSLFDGYNVAVATSGRHSLISGGRERQARADAGLVSDGAVVESVDLGPDLNLQGLSITSDVLHQCLAELIDAPVLARVRFQPVLEPGSTTMRTLLLLCEAMSTGLSGDAPLQQSPAALSSLRSTIAHLVLTGIPNSYSDQIAGRLPRQLSPAHVRRAMDYMQANASQPLTIADVALAAGASARSLQTAFRQFRGCTPSEYLRQIRLERVRADLLDGSQPRSVSRIAMHWGFAHMGQFAERYRSAYGEAPSATLARRGR
- a CDS encoding SLC5/6 family protein, which codes for MALLAFPMTYLAHRGLIRFILSSSKPGSDITEVVTEHFGPLAGKLITLLYFFTILPILLLYGVGLTNTVESFMTHQLHMEAWPRVILSFVLTAGLIAVVALSEKIVVKVMGWLVYPFIFVLMGLALFLVPEWNGAVLQGGVPSMGKFSVTLWLSIPVLVFSFNHSPVISRFAVAQQQEYGKDAVGKADQIEKYAALMMVVVVMFFVFSCVFALSPADLAAAKQQNISILSYIGNKFQNPWAAVIAPLVAFVAMSKSFLGHYLGAREGLNGFITQQMQARNKVANLSKINRGTMLFMFLTIWGVVTINPSILGMIESLCGPIIAALLFLMPMYAIRKVPAMRKYANNPTNVIVVFIGAVAMSAIFYSLIGL